CGCGGAGGGACCGGGATCCCACAACGAGAGCAGGTGAGGGACCGCCGGAGGGAGGAAGAGGAGGGCGAGCAGCGAAAGGACCGGACGGAGGGACCTTCTCCTGCGCCGACGAGGATCGGAAAAGAGGGGGGATTGTGTTTTCATGGCGTCCGTGGTAGAAAATATGGTTTCCACTTATCGGAGGAACCCATGGCCAAGTGCGCACTCTGCGGTAAGGCCCCCAGTTACGGGCACAACGTCTCCCACGCCAACAACCGTACCGCGCGGGTATGGCAGCCGAACATCCAGCGCGTGAAGACGGTCCAGGGCGGGACGGTGCGT
This DNA window, taken from Deltaproteobacteria bacterium, encodes the following:
- the rpmB gene encoding 50S ribosomal protein L28; the protein is MAKCALCGKAPSYGHNVSHANNRTARVWQPNIQRVKTVQGGTVRHIHACTACIKSGRVVKAV